In Vicia villosa cultivar HV-30 ecotype Madison, WI unplaced genomic scaffold, Vvil1.0 ctg.001678F_1_1, whole genome shotgun sequence, the DNA window GAATGAGAAAATTGTTTATGCATGTTGGTGTTGGTAGGTGTGTTAATACATGTATATGCTGCTATAGAATACTGTCACATGTTAGGGTTCGGATTGAGATGGATTAGAATGTGTTACATGTGATCTTATGCAGGAAGAATGTCATTTTTGGCTTTGGTTCaataagcaatcgattgcacaccagtgcaaatcgattgcactgtgaaaaatttACTTTCTGCGTTTTtggttcagcaagcaatcgattgcacaccagtgcaaatcaattgcacctgacagaaagtCATCTCTttattgtttcgaccataactggagttccgtaacTCGGAATTGGGCGCCCTcagaggcattggaaagctaacagaAAGGGCAATGAAATGCTAAAACTTCGACAACTTTATAATACTCTTAAGTAATAATTAAATCCATGTGAATATCCTTTCACCTCGATTAGTAGAAGATAATTCTTAGATAATTGATTAGTTAACCGTTCTCAAGACCTTGGTGCCCAAGTGTTCCTCCAACTGGGTTGTAGGCATCATGGAATAGGTGGTGATGGAAATCAAATCTAGCTACGTACACCAAAGATGTTGAGATCGTATAGCTTGTGAAGCTAACCTTGTGAAACCAAATGCGAGGAGGCCTTACTACTTGGTGTAATTTGTGTACGTCGATTAACAAAATATGAATATGGTAAGGTAAACCTTAGGATACCTAGACCAAGAGATATGAATGGATGATATGTTGCTTTTCACTTTTCCCTATCAATCGACTACTTTGAAATCatacaatctaatggtgtagtaagtatgagacgaggggttaaaggacacacaaaagcacaacaactgcgagtaggcacgttacatatatgttggttacttcttgtgaagaaattccaaggatgccTCTGGGCCGCATATATTGCAAGCATTCTCGGGCTTTGGTCTTGGGAATGGGCCGGCTCCGTAGTTCAGgagctattcttcggggatgaactcccggggatgtgtacctcaccttctccttttgttgtttcattatgggtgaatttctatgtgtGATTTGGACCCAGCAAATTGGAAGAGTTGAATTGTTGTAGCGATTCAATGTCGGTTCCACGGTTTTCTATAGacatatgagttacttaccatgtagattgaaaaggtatgCTTTGGGTCTTGTTTCCGAgagcagataggcaggtaaacccggaagaccagaccttgagggtagctcccgagAGAAGGCTGACAGGTAATAACAGAAGACCTATTATGGAGGAAGCATGTACCTAATATCCGAACATGTGATATATTCTCAGAGGATCCAATCGGGTGATCAGTGGACACTCCATTGTGGTGCTACGATTTGATAGGCTTTCCTGTACTGGACATttaggaaaccttaggatcttaGATTGATATGTAGTTGATGCATGTACCTTGTAGAGTCAAGAGGACCCATAAGAttggggaactcactgagatttagtaatctcaccccattcatcttattattttttcaggtaccgtgcaagatcgagttttTCCAGATGCTTGCATCAAGAGCTTTTGATTGGATATCGTGAAGGTCGTGCCTGgtcttttcttccgctgtgtatcTTTATCATTATGTAGacatattcattgtatccatcttcgagatgattttgaaatgtatacatcttatgttattatttttgacttttgtatgtactcaataccagttattagtattctgctgatatgattttagacacatattggtagggtattacacaTTCCAGCGATCAAACACAGCGAGACAGACAACATATGGGTTAGAAGCATATTCATTCCCATTTCAACGTTCTTTTCTTGCAAAGTACCAATTTCATTGATATTGAACTTGTTTAACAGTGTGATGCTTGATATTGTTGACATTGCATGAATCACCAAATCATCCATCACCATAAAGTTTATAACATATTTCACAAAACCACTCTTGTTATTGGAAAAACCTTTTTTTATTCAGCAACCTTCTTATTTCCAATATAATGAACTTCACTGCTCATAAAGTTTGAGCAAGAAGAATAGGCTGGAGCCATAAAAGGAGAGTGAATATTGACAGAACTAGTGCACCGAGTTGTGTTATCTTTTGTCACCTCAAACTTACACTTATTTGGACACATGAACAACTTTATTTCTTCATCTTTGTCTTCATTAGCATGGTTACGAGTAAGGAAGCCTGAGATTTGAGTGGAAGAGCTTTGAGCTTTTGGGTTTAAGAGAACATCCTTGGTTTGAAATGGTTGCATGTAATTCTGGTCCAGATTTTCAACACTTTGAAACAGATTTCCTAAGCTACCTACCATGTTATTTGAACTTAGAAGCTTAACTACAGTACCAATAGGTAAGAATAGCAAGTTGAAGAGAAAGTCTATGACCGGTTTTGAAGCTTCAACAAAGAGAACTTTGTTATTCTTTGTGTCGATAAGAAGCTTCATGGATACTTTGGTGGAAGAAGAAGACGCCATAATATATTAAAAGGTAGTATAATAGCCTTAATATGAAAAGTTGTTCATTTATAGACAGATTATTACAAAGAGTTGAGTGGGGTTGCACAAATAATTGCTTAAACAAGATAAGAGCTATCTATATATAATACTTATTGTAGAAGTAAAAACATATTCACTCAGTTGATATATTATTTTCTCCAGAAAAATAGAGGTTATGATTAATTATGCATTATTAGGGCTGGAAAATTGGTTGGTTCAGATCGGTTTCAGGTCCAAAACTTAAATTTAGTGTAAATTGCGGTCCCAACCCAATTTCAACTGataaaattttagtttttgaCAGATTCGATTAACTCAGTTTGGCGAATAAATCAGGCCGATTTAGTCGGTTTAATGTTTATTAAGTAAATCTATAAAAATGATTCATCATTTATAAAAATTCACATAAatttaacttttaatatttttttaaacaatagaCCGGTCGGTTTGAATCAGACGGTTCAAATTTGAGAATATCCTTATTctcaaatttaataaaaaaaacaataaatcggTCGGTTTGAATCGAACGGTTTAAATTTGATAATATCCTTATTCTAAAATTTTGTAATAAGAAAGATAATAGATCGATGGTATGGAATCAGACGGTTAAAATTTGTCCACCCTATCCATTATAAAATGGAGCTACATGTCCTAACTCTTTCATTTTAATGCAATGTAGTACTAATGAACAAGAAATATTCCCTATGTTTCTCTtgattttataaaagaaataaagagTTGAAGACTACTTATACATTTAAATTATTTACTGTAAAATGTACTATCAAGTAAAAACATTTTAAAcctgtatttaattttttttatttcttatatattttatattagtgTAATgtgaaatatttgattgagaGAATGTGAGTACAAGGGGACCAATAAAATGATTGATGGTAGATTTTATATTGAAaccatttttaattaataattattcttTCAATGtcatttgagaaagaatataaatgtACAATTTCGTTACCGGTAATTACTCTTTTTTAGTTTTCCGTTTGTGCTGCGTTTATATTATTcatgtttttgttaatttttcctaACAAAGAGTTTTTAGTTACTTAATATCAATGTACAATTTCGTAATTACCGGTAACGAATATTGGTAGCGATAACAAATAACACAAACTACATTCTGTTACACTTGCAATTTCCTATATAAGCAAGCACACACATTCTCTCTCAATCATCAAAactttctttccttttctctCTGATTTTGTTCATCTTTGTTGCTAATTGCTATGGATATTGATCTCACTCCAAAATTGTCGAAGAAAGTGTACGGTGACAATGGTGGATCGTATTACAGTTGGTCACCATCTGAACTTCCTATGCTGCGTGAAGGTAACATTGGTGCTGCCAAGTTAGCTCTTGAGAAGAACGGTTTTGCCACTCCTCGGTACTCTGATTCTTCCAAAGTTGCATATGTTCTTCAAGGAAGTGGAGTTGCTGGAATTGTGCAACCTGAATCAGAAGAGAAGGTTCTTGCAATTAAGACGGGTGATGCTTTAGCACTTCCTTTTGGTGTTGTGACATGGTGGTTCAACAAAGAGGACACTGAGTTGGTTATTTTGTTTCTTGGAGATACTTCAAAAGCACATAAGGCTGGTGAGTTCACTGATTTTTTCCTAACTGGTCCTAACGGAATCTTTACCGGATTTTCGACTGAGTTTGTGGGAAGAGCTTGGGACTTGGACGAGACCAATGTGAAGACCCTTGTTGGGAAACAAACCGGGAAAGGGATTGTGAAGCTTGACGGAAGCATCAGCCTTCCTGAGCCTAAAGATGGAGACAGGAAAGGTATGGTCTTGAATTGTCTAGAGGCACCATTGGATGTCGATGTTAAGAATGGCGGAAGGGTTGTTGTTTTGAACACCAAGAACCTTCCTTTGGTTGGTGAGGTTGGTCTAGGAGCTGACCTTGTGAGGCTTGATGGAAATGCCATGTGCTCGCCTGGATTCTCTTGCGATTCTGCTTTCCAGGTTACTTATGTTGTTAGGGGAAGTGGACGCGTTCaagttgttggtgttgatggCAAGAGGGTTTTGGAGACTACTTTGAAGGCTGGAAATTTGTTCATTGTCCCAAGGTTTTTCGTCGTCTCCAAGATTTGTGACCCCGAGGGAATGGAGTGGTTTTCTATCATCACTACTCCTAATCCCATCTTTACACACATGGCTGGAAGTTCTTCAGTGTGGAAGGCATTATCATCTACAGTTCTGCAGGCTGCTTTCAATGTAGATGCTGAAACTGAGAAACTCTTCCGTTCTAAGAGAACTGGAGATGCCATTTTCTTCCCTCCTCCAAATTAACTAGAATGAATATAAGTGTCTATAACATAAGTCATTATTGACAATAATAccttctaagagtttacaatgtATCGGCTGTTTGAATATGTTTCGTGTTTCGTATGAGTACTTTACAATGTTTATGCACTCTACTGTGAGTTTATATAAGAGTTGATTGCCTATTCTTCAAGCTTATGCTCTCAAGGTTTACTAGCATAGTTATCTAAATTTAGCATTTTATATGccaaattagtttgttaattaataTGGCTTCGTTTTGGTTcgtattgttgttattattattttgattgtaTGAGTAATTTCTTCTCTATAATATATGTTGTCTGTATTATGTTGAAGGAATTTATACTTTGTAGATTTTTGATGAAATATGAATACATACATTTTGATTGTATGATTACTTAATGCAATGAACAGAAAGTTGAAAACTACTAGtagtatattatatatataaattatttattgtaAAATGGATCaagtaaaaatattataaacttgtatttattttttctattttttatattagtgtaatatgaaatatttgattgagaGTGTGTCAGTACTAGGGGACCAATAATGATTCAGGGTAGATTTTATATTGGAAccatttttaattaataactaTTCTTTACCTGTCATTTGAGAAAGATGGTGATTTTTCTAGTGTTTTTTGTTTTCCATTTGTGTTGTCTTCATATTATTCTCTATATATTAGTTTTTTCTCAACAACATATTCATCTCAATAAAAtgctcgttattatttgtaattcaACATTAATGCTTGTATCTAGAAGCAATTTCTAGTAATTTAGGGCTGATTTCTATCTTGCTGATGTTGATGTTTGCTTTTCAAGTGATTTTTAagctttgtttattaattttttttaaagttcaaaattaaatttctaatttataccaaaaaaatttaatatttcaaattttttacaTATCTAATATTTCAATTTAAATGTTAAAGTtttcatgttttaaaaaaaaaattattgttgtcCAAAATATGCACGTCAATTCTTCTGTTACATGATCTTcttgcaatttttattttttttatttatatgacaaaatattattatgtaatattttttattatattttaatagaacAAGCCAATTGGATTGAAGCATATATGaccaaatattatataaataaaaatgtcttGAGAACCATTTTCTCATATCTCTTCTCAATTTTTTCTAaacttttttattcttgttttAACATGAGTTTTGTTGGCCATGTTTTTTATTCGAGAATCAAGTCTAGCATGAAGATCCCTTTTATGGTTAATTGGGATTATGAGCAACTTTAGGCTAGCGCCAACAACAAAGCGTCGATAACAATAGTCAGTAAAACGATCAAAAGGCCAGTAAAACAGACTCTTTCCTTCTTTACAACTAGTCGAAGAACAGTCTTAAAGATCCCATATTACAAAGGGATGACGAAATGGTCATAGATAATTTCAGTTCTAGATCTAAAGACGCCCTTTATATTATTTGTAATGTTGTTTCCATCTTACCCGTGGAATATGACTGTGTCATAGAAGTTACTGGCACAGAAGATGAATACTTTGCTGAAGAAACAGAAAATCATAAACCAATGTGCTATTACATAATGAGCAATCACTACTAC includes these proteins:
- the LOC131636258 gene encoding glutelin type-D 1-like, giving the protein MDIDLTPKLSKKVYGDNGGSYYSWSPSELPMLREGNIGAAKLALEKNGFATPRYSDSSKVAYVLQGSGVAGIVQPESEEKVLAIKTGDALALPFGVVTWWFNKEDTELVILFLGDTSKAHKAGEFTDFFLTGPNGIFTGFSTEFVGRAWDLDETNVKTLVGKQTGKGIVKLDGSISLPEPKDGDRKGMVLNCLEAPLDVDVKNGGRVVVLNTKNLPLVGEVGLGADLVRLDGNAMCSPGFSCDSAFQVTYVVRGSGRVQVVGVDGKRVLETTLKAGNLFIVPRFFVVSKICDPEGMEWFSIITTPNPIFTHMAGSSSVWKALSSTVLQAAFNVDAETEKLFRSKRTGDAIFFPPPN
- the LOC131636251 gene encoding uncharacterized protein LOC131636251: MASSSSTKVSMKLLIDTKNNKVLFVEASKPVIDFLFNLLFLPIGTVVKLLSSNNMVGSLGNLFQSVENLDQNYMQPFQTKDVLLNPKAQSSSTQISGFLTRNHANEDKDEEIKLFMCPNKCKFEVTKDNTTRCTSSVNIHSPFMAPAYSSCSNFMSSEVHYIGNKKVAE